One Flagellimonas sp. CMM7 genomic region harbors:
- a CDS encoding cytosine permease, whose amino-acid sequence MENTSQNSKENTDSALRPIPKNERQPWYVPAFIFGGLEFCIPVLLVGGILIGSFSLIEIIGILLIGLVFFQWIGNAIQGYIGAKTGLTSSALAALSFGKEQSRIIVGIVILVLTLGWWAIQTSVAADAFSALLGINKNENLFLYILSTTIIGLLFAIPSILGYASIKWVDYIAIPAGLLLVTVALYLSFNNLGWEKISTWNPEGSMSFIEAINLVISINVAQWLIAPDYTRFAKPTWKDNILIPLGIIIVGFPLFIVGGIMSIGTGNSDIVQVMQELGFPAWGFVVLWVATWTSQLVSNYTGGLVLCNMFNLNDGKSRKILTLVFALVGILLALLGIMNQFVNFLYATALIIPVIAGVIMSHYFFIDKTMVTSKKSWNLLATISIIIGLLVGYLTQYVYPIGIPAVLSLIVSGALYLLLNNLLNTKIDDKNI is encoded by the coding sequence ATGGAAAACACTTCACAAAATTCAAAAGAAAATACAGATTCAGCTTTAAGACCTATTCCAAAAAATGAACGCCAACCCTGGTATGTTCCCGCTTTCATTTTTGGTGGATTGGAATTTTGCATCCCTGTACTATTGGTTGGGGGAATTCTAATTGGAAGTTTTAGTTTAATCGAGATCATTGGAATTTTGTTGATTGGTCTGGTTTTCTTTCAATGGATTGGAAATGCAATACAAGGTTACATTGGTGCAAAAACAGGATTGACATCATCTGCATTGGCTGCATTGAGTTTTGGAAAAGAGCAGTCTCGAATAATTGTGGGTATCGTTATTTTAGTTTTGACATTGGGCTGGTGGGCGATTCAGACTTCCGTGGCTGCAGATGCTTTTAGTGCCTTGTTGGGAATCAACAAAAACGAGAATCTGTTTTTATATATTTTGAGTACTACAATTATCGGATTGCTTTTTGCCATTCCTTCAATATTGGGATACGCGTCTATCAAATGGGTAGATTATATAGCCATTCCTGCAGGCTTACTGTTAGTTACAGTAGCGCTATATCTTTCTTTCAATAATCTTGGTTGGGAAAAAATATCCACCTGGAACCCTGAAGGTAGTATGTCATTTATTGAAGCCATTAATTTGGTCATCAGTATCAATGTTGCCCAGTGGTTAATTGCACCGGATTATACAAGATTTGCAAAACCCACTTGGAAGGATAATATTTTAATTCCACTAGGAATAATAATAGTCGGTTTTCCATTGTTCATTGTAGGTGGAATCATGTCCATTGGCACTGGAAACTCAGATATCGTACAGGTCATGCAAGAGCTGGGTTTTCCAGCTTGGGGTTTTGTTGTTTTATGGGTAGCCACATGGACGAGTCAACTAGTAAGCAACTATACTGGTGGCCTGGTATTGTGCAATATGTTCAATTTAAATGATGGGAAGAGCAGAAAAATATTGACGTTGGTGTTTGCTCTTGTCGGCATTCTATTGGCACTACTGGGCATTATGAATCAGTTTGTTAATTTTTTATATGCAACAGCTCTCATTATTCCAGTTATTGCAGGTGTTATTATGAGTCACTACTTTTTTATTGATAAGACCATGGTAACATCAAAAAAATCATGGAACTTGCTGGCGACAATCAGTATAATCATTGGACTATTGGTTGGGTATCTCACCCAATACGTGTATCCCATTGGTATACCTGCCGTTCTATCCTTGATAGTCTCAGGAGCACTATATCTTCTTTTAAATAATTTATTGAATACCAAAATAGATGACAAAAATATTTGA
- a CDS encoding proline dehydrogenase family protein, translating into MTKIFDNTEIALALKSDSDLDRALFLFELIKKEPLVKIGAAVTKFALKANLPVEKLIRSTVFDHFCGGINEKDCLTVINKMHTKNVHAVLDYSAEGKEEEKQFDYAVQKTLKTLEHAKENSAIPFVVFKPTGFGRFKIYQKLTEGDSLDESEKDEWMTIKERFNVVCSKAFEYNIPVLIDAEESWMQSAADELVEEMMQKYNDEQVIVFNTLQAYRWDRLDYLKNLHQKAKTRGFKIGMKLVRGAYMEKERERALSNGYKDPICIDKNATDMLYNEALKYMLSNLNDIALFAGTHNEDSSYLLMDMMKEKALSENDKRIWFGQLYGMSDHISYNLSDNGYNVAKYLPFGPVKDVMPYLIRRAEENTSVAGQTSRELYLIKQEKKRRRLVKSI; encoded by the coding sequence ATGACAAAAATATTTGACAATACTGAAATCGCTTTGGCCCTAAAATCAGATTCAGACCTGGACAGAGCTCTTTTTTTATTCGAATTAATAAAGAAAGAACCTTTGGTTAAAATTGGAGCAGCAGTTACAAAATTTGCCCTAAAAGCCAACTTGCCAGTTGAAAAATTAATTCGTTCTACTGTATTCGACCATTTTTGTGGAGGCATCAATGAAAAAGATTGCCTCACTGTTATAAACAAAATGCATACAAAAAATGTACATGCAGTTTTGGATTATTCGGCCGAAGGCAAAGAAGAAGAAAAACAATTCGATTATGCGGTACAGAAAACCTTAAAAACTTTGGAGCACGCCAAAGAGAACAGTGCTATACCTTTTGTGGTATTTAAGCCCACTGGTTTTGGGAGGTTTAAAATTTATCAGAAACTCACAGAGGGTGATTCTTTAGATGAATCTGAGAAGGATGAATGGATGACAATCAAGGAGCGTTTCAATGTGGTTTGCAGCAAAGCATTTGAATACAATATTCCAGTTCTAATTGATGCGGAAGAAAGTTGGATGCAAAGTGCAGCGGATGAACTTGTAGAAGAAATGATGCAAAAATATAATGACGAACAGGTCATCGTTTTTAATACATTACAAGCCTATCGGTGGGATAGGCTGGATTATTTAAAGAATCTGCACCAAAAAGCTAAAACCAGAGGATTTAAAATTGGCATGAAACTCGTTAGAGGTGCCTATATGGAAAAAGAAAGGGAAAGGGCTTTGTCCAATGGGTATAAAGATCCAATATGTATTGATAAAAATGCAACAGACATGTTATATAATGAAGCTCTAAAATATATGTTGAGTAATTTAAATGACATAGCCCTATTTGCCGGGACCCATAATGAAGATAGTTCATATTTACTAATGGACATGATGAAGGAAAAGGCACTTTCTGAGAATGATAAAAGAATTTGGTTTGGCCAGTTGTACGGAATGAGCGACCATATAAGCTACAATTTATCGGACAACGGATATAATGTAGCAAAATACCTTCCCTTTGGTCCTGTTAAAGATGTTATGCCATATTTAATTCGGAGGGCAGAGGAAAATACTTCCGTTGCAGGCCAGACTTCAAGAGAACTTTACTTAATAAAACAAGAGAAGAAAAGAAGAAGATTGGTGAAATCTATTTAG
- a CDS encoding DinB family protein, producing the protein MRQTLIFIIIMIFGSAESPLFAQQNDFIKEYLERFENSRKYLIEVAEIMPEDKYNFRASQESLSFAENLMHIGYAMDWHSQSLLGGRKSRDWNTDIRYKVSNKSKKEIIRVIDETFDETIRFIEQFDITQFDDELDYFGLKRTKRQIFLLLADHITHHRGQILVSLRLKGLVPPRYVLFQ; encoded by the coding sequence ATGAGACAAACGCTCATCTTCATCATAATTATGATATTCGGTTCGGCTGAATCACCTTTGTTTGCACAACAGAATGACTTTATCAAAGAGTATCTAGAGCGATTCGAGAATTCTAGGAAATATCTAATTGAGGTAGCGGAAATAATGCCAGAGGACAAATACAATTTTAGAGCATCCCAAGAGTCATTGAGCTTTGCTGAAAATTTAATGCATATAGGATATGCTATGGATTGGCATAGTCAATCATTATTGGGTGGAAGAAAATCTAGAGACTGGAATACGGACATAAGGTATAAAGTATCCAATAAATCCAAAAAGGAAATCATTAGGGTAATTGATGAAACATTTGATGAAACCATTAGGTTTATCGAACAGTTTGACATTACTCAATTTGATGACGAGCTAGATTATTTTGGATTGAAAAGGACAAAGAGGCAGATTTTCTTATTACTTGCTGATCATATAACCCATCACAGAGGGCAAATTCTTGTATCCCTTAGATTAAAAGGTCTGGTCCCACCAAGATATGTCCTTTTTCAATAA
- a CDS encoding DinB family protein has protein sequence MNRSSSLSRRIKEVLLDGHWVANTNFKNLIQGVTWIQASEKTMTLNSIAEITFHINYYLSGILNVFKGGKLEIRDKYSFDLTPINSEADWNRLVEDFISNSNDFVLHVKAMSDEKLDSTFVDENYGTYQRNIEGVIEHSYYHLGQIVLIKKIIAN, from the coding sequence ATGAATAGAAGTAGCTCCTTATCTAGAAGAATAAAGGAAGTTTTGCTTGATGGTCATTGGGTTGCAAATACAAATTTTAAGAACTTGATTCAAGGAGTTACTTGGATTCAAGCTTCTGAAAAAACAATGACCCTTAATAGCATCGCCGAAATAACCTTTCATATCAACTATTACTTGAGCGGAATTCTTAACGTATTTAAAGGTGGAAAACTCGAAATAAGGGATAAATATAGTTTTGATTTAACACCAATTAATTCCGAAGCTGATTGGAATAGGCTTGTTGAAGATTTTATTTCTAACTCCAATGATTTCGTTCTTCATGTGAAAGCAATGTCAGATGAAAAGCTCGATTCCACGTTTGTTGATGAAAATTACGGAACATATCAAAGAAATATTGAAGGTGTCATTGAACACAGCTACTATCACCTAGGGCAAATTGTTTTAATCAAGAAAATCATTGCCAATTAA
- a CDS encoding outer membrane beta-barrel family protein, translating to MLRYFSIVLFCSICSFSFSQEIQVFHGVIKDVETGVNIPFATVALFNGQVLTDGTSTDESGRFSIRTDKKITHIVVSFIGYEIKTIILSNLKDTNDLQIGLQPSNVVLNEVVVQAEQTTTTLKIDRKVINLGADLQQAGATVLEAFDQIAEIQTDLGTGTLSLRGSSNVRLLVNGKPSGLSPGELLDQLPAASVQKVEIITSPSAKNQADGLSGIINIILKKKRAKGLNLNLNSGVGTKRYNYGVEGNYNHTSVNFRWIASQAGRQMDSEQTIAQRYTNGDTRNFFAPHDFNGLVRKISMGLDFFIDDNNELSFGFDYTNDYHSFFNNTFYSNVTNREDFVYTRNSSHTHLTTELNANYLKKFAKEGHLIEMDYYIAMNENLLPASDFEEEVFLFEEEQRNKNTLQQFALDHTLPLNERVTMETGMLWNDRKLESFNYFQLNEGIGENEVFDYKEQIFGVYGMASLQFGDFNTQAGLRYEYFTSNSTNTLNNETTDLVFRNLYPSLHFSYTLNEEHTTSLGYSKRVSRPNFHHINPFQMGNQYFQWEANPGLKPEFSDNFEMNVQYNSKALTWSLSAFYRNRTDVIVWLQEIDTEGVQTISFDNLGRKRSYGFEGDLRYTLKPYWNAQLSGNYYYTKVEQQTQITFDDLYASSIIFKNTFKISKNISTDITYRHTPKNQNEFRFIEPRNRWDWAVRAKLLENRLVANLRIIDVLDNNLRKGTLITEQITQNELWRFQSQTFGVLFSLNYKLFQNQGKVRNRKQRNYDHAGARD from the coding sequence ATGCTCCGTTATTTTTCCATTGTGTTGTTTTGTAGTATCTGTTCTTTTTCTTTTTCGCAAGAAATACAGGTGTTCCACGGTGTAATCAAAGATGTGGAAACCGGAGTTAATATCCCTTTTGCAACAGTAGCCTTGTTCAATGGACAAGTATTGACTGATGGTACTTCAACTGACGAAAGTGGACGTTTTTCCATTCGAACGGATAAAAAAATCACTCATATTGTGGTTAGCTTCATTGGGTATGAAATCAAAACGATAATCTTATCTAACCTAAAAGACACCAACGACCTGCAGATTGGCCTTCAACCATCAAATGTGGTATTGAACGAAGTTGTGGTGCAGGCCGAGCAAACGACCACAACTTTGAAAATAGATAGGAAAGTGATCAATTTGGGAGCCGACCTGCAACAAGCGGGCGCGACCGTATTGGAAGCTTTTGACCAAATTGCCGAGATACAGACCGACTTGGGAACAGGCACACTATCACTTCGCGGAAGCAGTAATGTACGTTTACTCGTCAATGGAAAACCTTCTGGACTCAGCCCCGGCGAACTGCTGGACCAATTGCCAGCTGCATCTGTACAAAAGGTCGAAATCATCACTTCACCGTCCGCCAAAAATCAGGCCGACGGCCTATCGGGTATTATCAACATCATTTTAAAAAAGAAAAGGGCAAAAGGGCTTAACCTCAACCTCAACTCTGGCGTGGGAACCAAACGTTATAATTATGGCGTTGAAGGCAACTACAACCACACATCAGTCAATTTTAGGTGGATAGCCTCCCAGGCTGGACGCCAAATGGATAGCGAACAGACCATTGCCCAACGCTATACCAATGGGGATACCCGTAATTTTTTTGCCCCCCATGATTTTAACGGATTGGTACGCAAAATTTCCATGGGTCTAGATTTTTTTATAGACGATAACAACGAACTTTCCTTTGGGTTTGATTACACCAACGATTATCACAGTTTTTTTAACAATACTTTCTACTCTAATGTTACAAACAGAGAAGATTTTGTCTATACCCGTAATTCGTCGCACACCCATCTAACCACCGAACTCAACGCCAACTACCTAAAAAAGTTTGCCAAAGAGGGTCATTTAATAGAAATGGACTACTACATTGCAATGAACGAAAATCTATTGCCCGCTTCAGACTTTGAAGAAGAGGTGTTCTTATTTGAGGAAGAACAACGGAACAAAAATACTCTGCAGCAATTCGCCCTGGACCATACTTTACCCTTGAACGAAAGAGTGACCATGGAAACAGGAATGTTGTGGAATGACCGAAAATTGGAAAGCTTTAACTATTTCCAACTTAACGAAGGTATAGGTGAAAACGAGGTGTTCGATTACAAAGAACAGATATTTGGTGTTTATGGAATGGCTTCGTTGCAATTTGGTGATTTTAATACACAAGCCGGATTGCGGTATGAATACTTTACTTCAAATTCAACCAACACCCTCAATAACGAGACCACAGATTTGGTTTTCAGAAACCTCTATCCTTCACTACACTTTTCATACACACTAAACGAGGAACATACTACCAGCCTTGGCTATAGTAAAAGGGTCTCTAGGCCCAATTTTCACCATATCAATCCCTTTCAGATGGGCAACCAATACTTTCAATGGGAGGCCAATCCAGGGCTCAAACCAGAGTTCAGCGATAATTTTGAAATGAACGTTCAGTACAACAGCAAAGCACTTACTTGGTCTCTGTCCGCCTTCTATAGAAACCGTACCGATGTCATCGTTTGGTTGCAAGAAATCGATACCGAAGGCGTACAGACAATAAGCTTTGACAATCTTGGTAGAAAGCGGTCCTACGGTTTTGAAGGGGATTTGCGTTACACTTTAAAACCTTATTGGAACGCCCAATTGTCCGGGAACTATTACTACACTAAAGTAGAGCAACAAACACAGATTACCTTTGACGACCTTTATGCATCTAGTATCATCTTTAAAAACACTTTTAAGATCTCCAAGAACATCAGTACTGACATTACTTACAGGCATACCCCAAAAAACCAGAACGAGTTTCGGTTCATAGAACCTAGAAATCGATGGGATTGGGCCGTACGGGCCAAGCTTTTGGAAAATAGGCTTGTGGCCAATCTTCGGATTATTGACGTACTCGACAACAATTTGCGGAAAGGAACCCTGATTACAGAGCAGATCACCCAAAATGAGTTATGGAGGTTTCAATCCCAGACCTTTGGGGTGCTTTTCAGCCTTAACTATAAGCTCTTTCAAAACCAAGGAAAGGTCAGAAACAGAAAACAAAGAAATTATGACCATGCTGGGGCTAGGGATTGA
- a CDS encoding sensor histidine kinase: protein MNKRKYLPCAVLALMANTVAYEFADRYFHPKDTHFWQHFFTDLLTYLSFSVVFFALYSVKNIYQQQMQLDTLSRGKKQAEISALKAQINPHFLFNTLNTIYANALKNDDKTPELILKLSNGFRYLFHEGQQDRVSLKQELQHLTEYIQLQQERLADKVNVQFSTAINDPEVEIAPLLLIPFVENAFKYTSVLKGKKHPITIRMTGDGHDFLFSCTNPFDNKSNIDPSWSESGIGIVNVKERLHLLYPEKHDLRVTEEDHSFHINLSIVL from the coding sequence ATGAATAAAAGGAAATATCTGCCATGCGCCGTATTGGCCTTAATGGCCAATACCGTTGCTTATGAATTCGCTGACCGTTATTTTCATCCAAAGGACACCCACTTTTGGCAGCATTTTTTCACCGATTTGTTAACGTACCTCAGTTTTAGCGTTGTCTTTTTTGCGCTGTATTCGGTCAAGAATATTTACCAGCAACAAATGCAGTTGGATACCCTTTCGCGTGGTAAAAAACAAGCTGAGATAAGTGCCCTGAAGGCACAGATAAATCCGCATTTTCTGTTTAATACCTTGAACACCATTTATGCCAATGCCTTAAAAAATGATGACAAGACTCCGGAGCTCATTCTAAAACTGTCCAATGGATTTCGATATCTTTTTCACGAAGGACAACAAGACAGGGTCTCTTTGAAGCAAGAATTGCAACATCTAACGGAATATATTCAGCTACAACAAGAACGGTTGGCCGATAAGGTCAACGTACAGTTTTCGACTGCCATTAACGACCCAGAAGTTGAAATAGCTCCCTTGCTTTTAATTCCTTTTGTAGAAAATGCTTTTAAATATACCAGTGTGTTAAAGGGCAAAAAGCACCCCATTACTATTAGAATGACCGGTGATGGCCATGATTTTTTATTTTCATGTACCAATCCTTTCGATAACAAGTCCAATATTGACCCCAGTTGGTCAGAAAGCGGTATTGGTATCGTCAATGTAAAAGAGCGATTGCATCTCTTGTACCCTGAAAAACATGATTTAAGGGTTACGGAGGAGGACCATAGTTTTCATATCAACCTATCCATTGTACTATGA
- a CDS encoding LytTR family DNA-binding domain-containing protein: protein MFLYANKTIYSIVAQDILYIKAEVDYVNIVTSEREILILDSLRHWNEKLEDLGFVQIHRSYLINMQHISKVYGNQVFIGDVTLPIGKTFKEEFLARMH from the coding sequence TTGTTCCTCTATGCAAATAAGACCATTTATTCCATTGTAGCACAGGACATTTTATACATCAAAGCTGAAGTGGATTATGTGAATATTGTTACCTCAGAAAGGGAAATCTTGATTTTGGATAGCCTTCGCCACTGGAACGAGAAACTTGAAGATTTAGGTTTTGTTCAGATACACCGCTCGTATCTCATAAACATGCAACATATCTCCAAAGTTTACGGTAATCAGGTTTTTATTGGTGATGTGACACTGCCCATAGGGAAGACATTCAAAGAAGAATTTTTGGCGAGGATGCATTGA